A region of the Scomber scombrus chromosome 17, fScoSco1.1, whole genome shotgun sequence genome:
tatttaaaatataataagtaatgtaactatttcaatcacttaatcaaagtaatgtaacttattacatttgagaaaGGTAAAGGATTGTTGTTTATTCTTCTTTTACCTAATTATTCTCTTCACTacttaccttttttttgttttttttgtaatataaatTCTTATTCATTTCAGCCAAGGATAAAACATGCTTAATCCAAATATACAATAATGAATTCAGTCATTGAGAAAGttgcagaaaaaacaaaaaaaagaaacaaaccacaaaaaatcaacaactagaaaagaaaaaaggcagctCCACATTTACCCCACCCAGTATCTTATGTttcttgtacacacacatacttatatACAGACATATACATCATTTGTTCATCAACATACTATAATACCCTCTCTCAAGATGTTGCGATGAAATTTtgtttgcattattatttaCCCTGGCATTcatgttttcaatattttttagaatagaatagaatagaaagtctttattgtcattatacaaaGCACAATGAAATTGAGATGCCGTCTTTAaagtgcaaaaaacaaaaataaataaataatcgccattatttaatgcagtttagtgcatttatgggtttagcgtaaaagctgttgtgtaatctatttgtgcgtactctcaatgtcctgtagcatttgcctgagggcagcagctcaaacagcgagTGTCCTGGATGTGATGAGTCCCTGAGAATATGGCGAGCTTTCCTGAAACAGCGGGAACTGTACAGATCtttcagggaggggagagggcagcCGATAATCTTCTGGGTTGTggtgatgaccctctggagcgctatcctctctgcagctgtgcagctggacaaccacacacacacatgcagtaggtcAAAATGCTCTCAATGGAGCAACAATAAAAGCCTCATAAATGTGTCATGAATTTATGCCATTTGTTACGAACCCCAGCTCGTATGGGAAAAGGGAAAGTAACACAGCAAACCCGGTGGAATGGATTGTGAAATATGGTGgtatttattaaagttaaagttgaCACGTgatgagaaaataatgaatgcaaCAGAAAAGGGCCGCCAGGtgctgataaataaataaagataacgAAAAGAGAACTCCTTACAAACGAAAACGGAGCTTACTGCCTAAATACTAATACACAACAAATAGAATAATACTAAACAAGAACCTGACTACCTACTCTGGGTCAAACGAAAACCGAAATACACAGGATCAGCACCCCTAAACCTAGCAAAAGATAACACAGTAGAAAACAATGCAGCTACAGGTATTTACCTCAACCTGGCCCAACTCTGGGTAACTCAACATACAACCTCATGCACAGAACAACAGTATAATAATGATCCAAGGTGCCTGCCCCCGTGGGCAGCACACACCTGCTCTTTATCCTCATCACTCTCACGGGAGCCGCCCCACACCAATCAGCCTGATTCAGCCCCAGCCGTCAGTCATCAGCTCCCTGGATCTACTGCAAACTGTggggtggacacacacacacacacacacaggaagggaAGAAACCTTACATTCGACTTAAGGCCATTCTCTATAAACTCTGGCCTATGTGGACTCTTCCAGTTACGTAGGATAAGCCTTTGACAGCTACAACAAAAACCTTACTtactccaggagaacatctgctctcgtcatgatgaggtgatgaagatgttctgccGCACTGATCAGCAgagtatctgttatctctgctctgtggatgaacataaaggccacgacacagtctcagctgcagcagaaaggactgagaggcagagagagctcgaggtgagtcaacagaacatccagcagagaatccaggacagagagaaagatgtgaagctgcttcaacaggaggtggaggctgtcagtctctctgctgataaagcagtggaggacagtgagaagatcttcactgagctgatccGTCTCATCcggaaaagaagctctgatgcgtagcagcagatcagatcccagcaggaaactgaagtgagtcgagtcaaagagcttcaggagaagctgcagaaggaagtcactgagctgaagaggaaagacgctgaactgaagcagctctcacacacagaggatcacaaccagcttctacacaactacccctcagtgtcacaactcagtgaacctacagactcatccagcatcgaTATCcatcctctgagatactttgaggatgtgacagcaactgtgtcagagctcaaagataaactacaggacatcctgagggacgaatggacaaacatctcagtGACAGAGACTGAAATGGAGGTTTTACCATCAGAACcagagcccaagaccagagctgagttcttacaatattcatgtgaaatcactctggatccaaacacagccaACACatatctgttattatctgaggggaacagaaaagcCGAAGCAATGAGACAACAACAGTTTTACTCTTGTCACCCAGACAGATTCATTGATTGGtatcaggtcctgagtagagagagtctgactggacgttgtaaCTGGGAGGTGGACTGGAGAGGGAGAGCAGTTTGTGTcgcagtcgcatacaagaatatcagcagagggGGAGACTCAAGAGAATGTAGATTTGGATTTAATGCCAAATCTTGGATGTTAAATTGTCACACTAACATTTATAATTTTTGGTTCAACAATATTCACACTCCTGTCTCCGATCCTcgttcctccagagtcggagtgtacctggatcacagagcaggtattctgtccttctacagcatctctgaaaccatgactctcctccacagagtccagaccacattcacttaTGCTGGGCTTTGTCTTTATTATGGAGCCACAGCTGAGTTTTGTCAACtcaaatagacagaagtcatttcagacttgaTGTGTCAGATTCTGTGTTGTAATTCTTATCCTTGTTTCTGACCTACACAGAGATCAGCTGTCAAGCTAATAGCAATAGTCAACACgtcttttactttttgcatGTTTCGTTGATATTTTCAGTTTCCtctaaatgtcacttttttcctgtgtgtttttatccatgtcGGCTATTGTTGGAAATGTTGGTGTCAGTTTGGTCTGATATTAGTTGATTTGATGTATAAGCAATATGACACTGAGTGATTCTTTGTGTAAGCAACACTGTACACTGCATAATCAAATACTGCATAGATCAGCAAAACCACAAATACCAAGGAAATGCAATATGAGGAGGGTGAAGCTTTTACCAGGTACACTTCACCATGTGGTAGGAATAATATGAAGTTAGTGTGAATTAGTAGGTGATGAAAGTTAAAGAAAAGccatgttatttttattttatcggCTAAGCTGACTCAGAAATAATGGTGCCTAGCAAAGGCCATGTTGCACCATTGCCAGTCTAGAGGGTCATCATAGACTGATAACCTATGACCAGGAAAACTGACAACCAATGGTGGAaaatagtttcatgtttgtattgatgtatttgtgtctgctGTTTCTTAAACACAAGCAGATTTTCCTTCATCATAAATATTTAGTTCTCATCACTTTATAAATTGATTTAGAAATGTACAATCAAACTGtaattatcataataataatcaggaaGGAAGATCTCCTCTGAGATcaaggaaagaagaggaacaAACAGTCCAATGTATGTTTTGAAACTCCTGGATGGAGAAGGTAGGGAGAGAACCTTACCCAGAAATCCTCTATTACCTTGTCCATACCATGTTGATTGTTGTACCTTGTTACAcctgaaagaacaaaataaagaccataaaaaaaggaaagaacaacacacaaaaactgaGAACAAAGACTCAGATTCCTCATGCAGGCTCTGAGGGTTCAAGTGAAGAAGAATATGCTGTGTGGATGCTAAGTGTCAAAACACTTAACTTCATCCACAAGCCCCAGTGGTCAAGCCCACAGCGACACATCtttctttcagttcattttgAGGGTGCAACACAGCCAGTATCCCTTTAAAACTGCTCCTACTACTGGAATGAATCAGTGCTTGATaactcctccctttttttcttgctctcaaGGACAACAATCTCCACTCTGAGCTcatatttcctttttcctccccttCAGATCTACAGTTGGAAGATGTGTTTAACCAACATGTCATGCAGTACAGAGTTATCAGGCTGCTTTTACTATTGAGCCACATGTTGTTCAGATCAGAGCTCACACGTTTCACTTCTCAGAAAGTGAAACTCGGACAGTCATTTCcactgagagctgaaatggcgcagaaagGAGTTGAGCTTGACCAAGAAACCTTTTGTTGTTcaatctgtctggatctactgaaggatccggtggctattccctgtggacacagctactgcatgagctgtattaaaggattctgggatgaGGAGCATCAGAGGAatatctacagctgccctcagtgcagacagaccttcacaccgaggcctgtcctgaagaaaaacaccatgttagcagctttagtggagcagctaaagaagactggactccaagctgctcctgctgatcactgctatgctggacctgaagatgtggcctgtgatgtctgcactgggaggaagctgaaagccttcaagtcctgtctgcagTGCCTGATCTCTTACTGTGAAaatcacctccagcctcacAACACTGTTGGTcaacttaaaaaacacaagctggtggagccctccaagaagctccaggagaacatctgctcccgtcatgatgaggtgatgaagatgttctgtTGCACGGATCAGCAgagtatctgttatctctgctctgtggatgaacataaaggccacgacacagtctcagctgcagcagaaaggactcagaggcagagagagctcgaggtgagtcgactaaacatccagcagagaatccagaacagagagaaagatgtgaagctgcttcaacaggaggtggtgGCAGTCAATCGCTCTGCTAATAATGTAGTGAGGGACAGTGAGAAGATTTTCACTGAGCTGATCTGTCACATCCgtaaaagaagctctgatgtgaagcagcagatcagatcccagcagcaaacagaagtgagtcgagtcaaagagcttcaggagaagctgcagcaggagatcactgagctgaagaggaaagacgctgaactgaagcagctctcacacacagaggatcacaaccagtttctacacaactacccctcagtgtcacaactcagtgaacctacagactcacccagcatcaatatccatcctctgagatactttgaggatgtgacagcagctgtttcacagctcagagataaactacaggacatcctgagggaggaatggacaaacatctcactgacaaGGACTGAAGTGGATGTTTTACTGCCACAAGCAGGGCCCAAGACCAAagctgagttcttaaaatattcatgtaaaatcactctggatccaataACAGCATACTCatatctgttattatctgaggggaacagaaaagcCGAAGCAATGAGACAACAACAGTCTTACTTTAGTCACCCAGACAGATTCACTGTATGGcgtcaggtcctgagtagagagggtctgactggacgttgttactgggaggtggactGGAGAGGGACAGGAGCAGTCGGTGTAGCAGTTGCATACaaaaatatcagcagagcaggagacTCAAATGAATGTGGGTTTGGACACAATGCCAAATCTTGGATGCTATATTGTCCCTCTAATGGTTATGAATTTTGGTTCAACAACATTCAAACTTCCGTCTCAGGTCCTcgttcctccagagtcggagtgtacctggatcacagagcaggtattctgtccttctacagcgtctctgaaaccatgactctcctccacagagtccagaccacattcactcagcctctctatgctggactttgtCTTTATTATGGAGCTccagctgagttgtgtaaactgAAATAGACAAAATTCAGACATGTGTCAGATTCTGTGTTGTAATTCTCCAtatttttgtctccatgtttctgaacTGCACAGAGATTAGCTGTCATGCTAATAGGGAttgtcaacacttttttttaactttatgtatgttttgttgACATATTCATTTTCTTCGGATGTCACTTCTtcctgtgtgttgttgttgttgatttatCTTTGGAGGCCATCACTGTTCGTGAGgatgtttttaaccttcactgacatctgcagaaaatgtaaacttctctttgttctaaatattaGTTTCATGTCTGAATTGAAGTAattatgtgttgttgtttcttaaacagagatAAAAGCAGGACAACCTTGATCATATTCAcaaatttataaataaatgttcatgtaCATAGGTGACATcctgggttaaactaactgtgtggatgaagtgaATCTAAACATTAAAATCATTGAACAGACTTTACtgtttggatgtgtgaacaatctgaagctttacataataaataaaattgttgttattttcattttctggagCTACTGTTAACATGTTATACTGATGGGAAAATACAAatgtcttattcattttatgttcctATAACCAATTATACTAATGTCTTATATCCATTGATTGTACTTTTATATTAGAATATGTAGTAGAATGGTTAGCGTGACTATTTTTATGACTATAGTACATGATTAAAAGTGTGTGCATTATACCTTGCATTCCACAAGTGTGGAGTAGAGGCCACGAAGCTAAAAGGTTAAAGAAGCAGTAGATTTCCAAGCCTGTGTTTGTGAACTGTTTTGACTAAGAGAATGTGAAGGTCGCGGAGAGAAGGAACGGGAGGGTACAGAGAAGAAACAGCCCAGCACCTGGTGCCCTGATAACGTGGTGGACAAGAATGATTTGTTTCCTTTGTTTAGTATAAATCTCACTCATCAGGACTGCCCTGGCGAGCATTTTTCTATATGACCCATCGTGGATGGTTGTGTATTTTCGATCTGCTCCTTCTTGCAAGAATTAAAAGTAACTTGACTTTTGAACTTGGTCTTTGCCTCAGTCTTGTATTAAATTTTTCTATCATATACTGTAGaataatctataaaaaaaaatacatatataacaaACTGATCAAATGGTTTTATCTGTAAAATATTGATCTGATAGATatctaaagctgtcaaataaatgtaatcgagtataaattataaaattatGGAAGCATAGTGTCAACAAATTGAAATACTCAATTGTTCTTAAGTACAGTGCTTGAGTCAATgtatttagttactttccacagctggaaattctttttttttttgttaatgtgttCATCATCCTACACAGTCTATATTTAGCCTGAGCTTATTTCTATCATaggtaaaagaataaagaaatgcTGTATGTTGGTTAACAATCCtttaccttttctttttccatttgctgtcaatcaatcaataacagAAGTACATTTTCTTTGAACTGATGTGTGGACTCAGTGGACTCCTCTGCcaacttaaaacttaaaaaaaaaaatcatatcacaattgttgtatttctgtattgtgaatttggtgttttttggggaaaaaagaaaagtttgagCAGTCAACCAGGTGTATCTTTGCCAAACAATTCCAGTTAGTCCTCATCATTGTTGTGAATGCTGCAATACTGCGGGTGGCCACTGGAGAGCAGCAGTACCCTGtccacaaagacacaaaacatcAGCCTATTTCTCTGAAATAGAAAACTTTGTGCAGTGGTGTGATGCAAACCATcttgttttaaatgtggttAAAACTAAAGAGATGGTTCTGGATCCAAGATCAGTGGGGACATGACACACTTATTAATCAAGTCTGTTCAtataatggcgcttttccactacacagtttcagcacgacttgcctcgcctcgcctcgcctcgcctcgcctcgactcggcacggttccttttccattacaaaaaagtacctactcaacgtgggcggggtcgtcatagcacggctccgcgaaactgctgtgacttcgttttatacgcgacacaaaacataaacaatggaggacattgaggcagtggtgtacttgctgctgtatgtggctttttgtctcacacaaagcaagaaaattgagccgtatggctgtaactatggttgtaacgctgctgcaagtatttaaaaatgccgggtttaattcttgtgtgggacggctcatgacgcttccagcgacaactaccaatcagcggccagcagtgtgtcgacgtcacattttagtaccggctcggctcgcttggaacctcaccagagcaggtactaaaaaaggaccaggtaccaggtactttccctagtggaaacgcaaaaagaaccgaggcgagtcgaggcgagtcgtgctggaacggtgtagtggaaaagcgccataagtatCTTGGCATTCACTTGGATGACACCTTCAGCTGGAAGGTCCATGTTGACAATGTATGCTCTTGTCTACAGCAGAGGTTGTATTTCTTACGTAGACTCAGAGTGTACGGCGTGAACCACAggatcatttttttattttatcaggcTGTATTAGAAAGCTTATTTAGGTATGGGATGTCAGCATGGTatggcaacaaaaaaataaactagCTGCCTGGTCCACACCGCTATGAAGGTAATGGGAAGGAGTGAATACCAACCCCTTCAGTCCATATATGAGCAGTCTGTTCTTAGGCAAGCTCAGAGGATCCTGATTGACCCATCACATGTCCTCCATACAGAGTTTGAGCTCTTGCCCTCAGCAGATGATACAGAGTCCCCTACTGCAAagtcaatcattttaaaaactcattGCAAtgcactgtattttattttttacttcatgTATTTATCAAGAGATGTGTGCAATATTTGTGGATGTGTGCAATGTTTGTGGATGTGTGCAATATTTGTGGTGTCTCTATGTAAACTGATAACTAGATTAACTGTTAACTGGTTGGTCTGGCAAAAGTATATCTGGCCCATCTCCATTAAAGAGCAGCACACAGCTGTTTCCCAGAGCTTTTCTATGGGATAAAAAGACACAGAAGAAGTTTAACAATggacaagaacaaaaaaaaattcaaatggaGTGAAATTGTAGTCTAGCTAAGAGTACAGTAGTTCTGAGTAGAGTAGTTTTGGACAGATTGGCATGATGAGACACCAGtatataaatcattttacaaCACAAGACTTCAACACGTCTATCttggaaatgtgtttaattcTGCAGTTTTCAACTTTAAAGATTTACATATACAATATCATTTCAGTATGTTGGTTACAGTAGagcaacatttataaaaaatatatgaaacaatACTGCTTTGTGCCTTAGGAAAATCTGTATAAAAGCTCCAAGGAGAGGTGTAGCTGGTACCAGTGAGTCACCCGTTTGTGTTCTTATGGTTGAGTTCAGATAGTGCTTCTTGTTAATGGATAACTTTCACTTTTCAGTTAACAACTAGATAggtttcttgtttttgtttcttggtGAAGCTCGCTTTCTGTTAATTGTAATTGAGTTGCCAATCCCTtctttagatttagatttacatttgatttattgcacataaaagaaaaaaataatacaagcaGAATTTTGTGAGattaggaaaagaaaacaataactaacaaaagagaaatgtgcaggaggagccaatAAAACTCATAAGTTATTGTTGGGTGGCCCTCCTATTGCaagacatacaacataaaaacttatacagtaaaatatggacaaatacatacaaaaacttAACAAAAACTTAACTtctttaatcctcctgttgtccttgagtcagggaagaaaggaagggtagaagaaggaaggaaggaaggagggaatgagaaaggaaaggagggaggaaggaaggagggagggaggaaggaagggaagaaaggaaaaaaggaagggaggaaggatggaggaaagaaagaaggaaaggaaggtaggaggtagggaggaaagtaggaaagagggagggagggagaaaggaaaagaggaagggaggaaggaaggaaaaagaggacagaggaaagaaggaagggaggaaggtaggggggaggaaagaaagagaaaaggagggagggaggaaggatggacagaaggaaggaaggaaggaaggaacaggcaaaacaaacggggtcaatttgacccgggaggacaacacaaaggttaagtagTCAATAAACTATtggttttgtatttatatttatatttcagtcaTCCAATAGTTTTTCCCAGATTATCTCAATTGTTACTCCCCCCATCCTTTAAACACTCTTGAGATCGTAACATTTTTGGGGGCTCGTCCGAGATAACCTACCATAGAAAACGAGATCAGATCATTTAATTTATAGTGTAAACATAGTATTTTGTGTTGTGGTTTTCCAATCCATTATGTGAATATAATGAGTTGGGTTTGTCAAGATGAACACATGCTGCAGCAAATTTTCCAGTCAGGTGCCACAAAACCATCAGAGAAGAAGATGGTGTAGTAATTAAAGACATAATTATAAAGCGCTCCAGTCAGAAAACTTAAT
Encoded here:
- the LOC133997241 gene encoding tripartite motif-containing protein 16-like; amino-acid sequence: MAQKGVELDQETFCCSICLDLLKDPVAIPCGHSYCMSCIKGFWDEEHQRNIYSCPQCRQTFTPRPVLKKNTMLAALVEQLKKTGLQAAPADHCYAGPEDVACDVCTGRKLKAFKSCLQCLISYCENHLQPHNTVGQLKKHKLVEPSKKLQENICSRHDEVMKMFCCTDQQSICYLCSVDEHKGHDTVSAAAERTQRQRELEVSRLNIQQRIQNREKDVKLLQQEVVAVNRSANNVVRDSEKIFTELICHIRKRSSDVKQQIRSQQQTEVSRVKELQEKLQQEITELKRKDAELKQLSHTEDHNQFLHNYPSVSQLSEPTDSPSINIHPLRYFEDVTAAVSQLRDKLQDILREEWTNISLTRTEVDVLLPQAGPKTKAEFLKYSCKITLDPITAYSYLLLSEGNRKAEAMRQQQSYFSHPDRFTVWRQVLSREGLTGRCYWEVDWRGTGAVGVAVAYKNISRAGDSNECGFGHNAKSWMLYCPSNGYEFWFNNIQTSVSGPRSSRVGVYLDHRAGILSFYSVSETMTLLHRVQTTFTQPLYAGLCLYYGAPAELCKLK